In one Streptomyces sp. NBC_01288 genomic region, the following are encoded:
- a CDS encoding helix-turn-helix transcriptional regulator, which translates to MYNDDVRPDPVEGLGQFLRSRRERVSPADVGLTGSGRRRVPGLRRDEVAALAGVSPGYYSRLEQGRELSPSVRVLEAMARVLRLAEEERLELFRLARPTSRRTKSPSRVERVRPHLRQLIESWTRTPAFVVGHAQDLLATNALADALYRDFAQHDNVLRMLFLDPAARTFYRSPERAKNRAVADLQQSAASTPEDPRILELVGELSVRSPEFRSLWAREYTRVPPYEVKRMRHSVVGDLELRHEALTIRSAPGQQLVILQAEPDSPSADGLALLGSLSAPEVQDAQ; encoded by the coding sequence ATGTACAACGACGACGTGCGCCCCGACCCGGTGGAAGGGCTGGGTCAGTTCCTCCGCTCCCGCCGGGAGCGCGTCAGCCCCGCCGACGTCGGGCTGACCGGCTCCGGCCGGCGACGGGTGCCCGGGCTGCGCCGCGACGAGGTCGCCGCGCTCGCGGGGGTCAGCCCGGGCTACTACAGCAGACTTGAGCAGGGCCGTGAACTCAGCCCGTCGGTACGGGTGTTGGAGGCCATGGCCCGTGTGCTGCGGCTGGCGGAGGAGGAACGGCTCGAACTGTTCCGGCTGGCGCGACCCACGAGCCGTCGTACGAAGTCGCCGTCCCGGGTCGAGCGGGTGCGCCCGCATCTGCGGCAGCTGATCGAGAGCTGGACCAGGACCCCGGCCTTCGTCGTCGGCCACGCCCAGGACCTGCTGGCGACCAACGCCCTGGCCGACGCCCTCTACCGGGACTTCGCCCAGCACGACAACGTGCTGCGCATGCTCTTCCTGGACCCCGCCGCGAGGACGTTCTACCGGAGCCCGGAGCGGGCGAAGAACCGTGCCGTCGCCGATCTCCAGCAGTCCGCCGCGAGCACGCCCGAGGATCCCCGCATCCTGGAACTCGTCGGCGAACTGTCCGTGCGCAGCCCCGAGTTCCGCTCGCTGTGGGCCCGCGAGTACACCCGGGTCCCGCCCTACGAGGTCAAGCGGATGCGCCATTCCGTGGTGGGAGACCTGGAGCTGCGGCACGAGGCGCTCACCATCCGCAGCGCGCCCGGTCAGCAGCTCGTCATCCTGCAGGCGGAGCCGGACTCTCCTTCGGCGGACGGCCTGGCCCTGCTGGGTTCGCTCAGCGCGCCCGAGGTGCAGGACGCGCAGTAA
- a CDS encoding helix-turn-helix transcriptional regulator: MSNGTPLGDFLRARREALKPQDVGLPEYGRRRVPGLRREEVALLAGVSSDYYIRLEQGRENSPSPQVLEAVAQALKLDAESADHLNRLCLTPSQRPHDRGEAEVSTQLLQLMDGWEHTPAFVLGPALDILAGNSLATALHSGFDAFDNLARNVFVDPAGREFYQEWDRAAHSCVAELRAAYGHDPESARIAEVVEELSAESEEFAGIWRLHDVKSKSQEGKHLKHPDVGDLHIAFAAFTVNGAPHQQLVVYQAEPAGPTAAAFETLRALAAEPKKVGANANT, encoded by the coding sequence ATGAGCAATGGGACCCCTTTGGGGGATTTCCTCCGGGCCCGCCGCGAGGCCCTCAAGCCCCAGGACGTCGGTCTGCCCGAGTACGGGCGACGCCGGGTGCCGGGACTGCGCAGGGAGGAGGTCGCGCTGCTCGCCGGAGTCAGCTCCGACTACTACATCAGGCTGGAGCAGGGACGCGAGAACAGTCCGTCCCCGCAGGTCCTGGAAGCCGTGGCGCAGGCGTTGAAGCTGGACGCGGAGTCCGCCGACCATCTCAACCGGCTCTGTCTGACGCCCTCGCAGCGGCCGCACGACCGGGGCGAGGCGGAAGTCAGCACGCAGTTGCTTCAGTTGATGGACGGCTGGGAGCACACCCCGGCGTTCGTGCTCGGCCCGGCGCTCGACATTCTCGCGGGCAACTCCCTTGCCACGGCGCTGCACAGCGGGTTCGACGCGTTCGACAACCTCGCCCGCAACGTGTTCGTCGACCCGGCGGGACGCGAGTTCTACCAGGAGTGGGACCGGGCCGCGCACTCCTGTGTCGCCGAACTCCGGGCCGCCTACGGCCACGATCCCGAATCGGCCCGTATCGCCGAGGTGGTCGAGGAACTGTCCGCGGAGAGCGAGGAGTTCGCGGGGATCTGGCGGCTGCACGACGTCAAGAGCAAGTCCCAGGAGGGCAAGCACCTCAAGCACCCGGACGTCGGCGACCTGCACATCGCCTTCGCCGCGTTCACCGTCAACGGCGCCCCGCATCAGCAACTCGTCGTCTACCAAGCCGAACCGGCCGGCCCGACCGCGGCCGCCTTCGAGACGCTGAGGGCGCTGGCCGCGGAGCCGAAGAAGGTCGGCGCGAACGCGAACACGTAG
- a CDS encoding SDR family NAD(P)-dependent oxidoreductase, with amino-acid sequence MATWFVTGASRGIGAEIARAALAGGNNVVVAVRNPERVPDDLKKSDNVFAVALDVTDNDSIPQAIEAAVERFGGIDVLVNNAGRGLLGALEEITDAEARSLFDLNVFGLINVTRAVLPVMRKQRSGKLVHIGSRSGFEGEPGVSLYSASKFAVAGVSEALSAEMAPFGIQSMVVEPGVFRTDFLDSSSLSVAANRIADYDDTPAHVTLDWIDRANHAQLGDPVLGAALIVEVTGTEKLPTHLYLGRDTLERLEVKYQQVQDDLSPWREKSAATGHDDAA; translated from the coding sequence ATGGCTACGTGGTTTGTCACCGGCGCCTCCCGCGGAATCGGCGCGGAAATCGCCCGGGCCGCACTGGCAGGCGGTAACAATGTCGTGGTCGCCGTACGGAATCCGGAGCGGGTGCCCGACGACCTGAAGAAGTCCGACAACGTGTTCGCGGTCGCCCTGGACGTCACGGACAACGACAGCATCCCGCAGGCGATCGAGGCCGCGGTGGAGCGCTTCGGCGGTATCGACGTCCTGGTCAACAACGCCGGCCGCGGTCTGCTCGGGGCACTGGAGGAGATCACCGACGCTGAGGCGCGGTCGCTGTTCGACCTCAACGTCTTCGGCCTCATCAACGTCACCCGCGCTGTCCTGCCCGTCATGCGCAAGCAGCGTTCCGGCAAGCTGGTGCACATCGGTTCGCGCTCGGGCTTCGAGGGCGAGCCCGGGGTCAGCCTGTACTCCGCGTCGAAGTTCGCGGTCGCCGGCGTCAGCGAGGCGCTCTCCGCCGAGATGGCGCCGTTCGGCATCCAGTCGATGGTGGTCGAACCGGGCGTCTTCCGCACGGACTTCCTCGACTCCAGCTCCCTCTCGGTCGCCGCGAACCGTATCGCCGACTACGACGACACCCCGGCCCACGTGACGCTCGACTGGATCGACCGGGCCAACCACGCGCAGCTCGGTGACCCCGTCCTGGGCGCGGCGCTCATCGTCGAGGTCACCGGCACCGAGAAGCTGCCCACCCACCTCTACCTCGGCCGCGACACCCTGGAGCGGCTGGAGGTCAAGTACCAGCAGGTGCAGGACGATCTGTCCCCGTGGCGCGAGAAGTCCGCGGCCACCGGGCACGACGACGCCGCCTGA
- a CDS encoding NADP-dependent oxidoreductase produces the protein MPRAVKFSRYGGPEVLEVVEVPRPKAGPGEVLVRVVVAGVNPGEAGIRQGVFADMWPAVFPEGQGNDFAGRVAELGDGVSEFAVGDEVIGYLPRRAQADYVVSPADVLAPKPADIGWETAAPLSAVGVTAWAAVDAVEPAAGDTVVVSGAAGGVGSLAVQLARLRGARVIGTAGPHNADFLRSLGVVPVEHGPGLTDRLKAAAPDGIDAFIDTFGQGNVDIAIELGVPPHRVNTLADGRAVARYGVRSRAQEDVFTPQLVAELAELVSKGKLTVPISKVYPLEEVQEAYRQVQRRHTRGKIVLSLVPPDERTAPDA, from the coding sequence ATGCCCCGAGCAGTCAAATTCTCGCGCTACGGCGGCCCGGAGGTGCTGGAGGTCGTCGAGGTGCCGCGACCGAAGGCGGGCCCCGGGGAAGTCCTCGTCCGGGTCGTCGTCGCCGGGGTCAATCCCGGCGAGGCCGGTATCCGACAGGGTGTCTTCGCGGACATGTGGCCGGCCGTGTTCCCTGAAGGACAGGGCAACGACTTCGCCGGCCGGGTCGCCGAACTCGGCGACGGGGTAAGCGAGTTCGCCGTCGGCGACGAGGTCATCGGCTACCTGCCCCGAAGGGCTCAGGCCGACTACGTCGTCTCGCCCGCCGACGTCCTCGCCCCCAAGCCCGCCGACATCGGCTGGGAAACCGCGGCGCCCCTGTCGGCGGTCGGGGTGACGGCATGGGCCGCCGTGGACGCCGTAGAACCGGCGGCCGGGGACACCGTCGTGGTGTCCGGCGCGGCCGGCGGGGTCGGTTCCCTCGCCGTGCAGCTCGCGCGGCTGCGGGGCGCGAGGGTCATCGGCACCGCCGGACCGCACAACGCCGACTTCCTGCGCTCGCTCGGGGTCGTCCCCGTCGAGCACGGCCCCGGCCTCACCGACCGGCTGAAGGCCGCCGCACCCGACGGGATCGACGCGTTCATCGACACCTTCGGGCAGGGCAACGTCGACATCGCCATCGAGCTGGGCGTGCCCCCGCACCGCGTCAACACCCTCGCCGACGGCCGGGCCGTGGCCCGCTACGGCGTGCGCAGCAGGGCCCAGGAGGACGTCTTCACCCCTCAACTGGTCGCCGAACTGGCCGAACTGGTCTCCAAAGGAAAGCTCACCGTCCCCATCAGCAAGGTGTATCCGCTGGAAGAGGTCCAGGAGGCCTACCGGCAGGTGCAGCGGCGGCACACGCGCGGGAAGATCGTGCTCAGCCTGGTCCCGCCCGACGAACGCACCGCGCCCGACGCCTGA
- a CDS encoding SDR family oxidoreductase, giving the protein MSASALLTGTPLAGRVAVVSGASSGMGAVTAERLAELGATVVVLARRKERLEGVVKNIEAAGGTAFALAVDVTDRAAVQAAADQAAERFGKADLVFNNAGVQLISGIAELKVDDWQRQIDLNISGLMNVIAAFLPHLTESAAAGRPADLINTSSIAATRILTKFSIYSGTKAYISHLTRLLRVELGPKMVRVATIEPGMVDTELPDHVTDADASKLMADLISDIDVLQSADIAETVAFMAAVPRHVNLTEITILPTAQAI; this is encoded by the coding sequence ATGTCTGCTTCCGCCCTGCTCACCGGCACCCCCCTCGCCGGCCGTGTCGCCGTCGTCTCCGGCGCGTCCAGCGGCATGGGCGCCGTCACCGCCGAACGGCTCGCCGAACTCGGCGCCACCGTGGTCGTGTTGGCCCGCCGCAAGGAGCGACTGGAAGGCGTGGTCAAGAACATCGAGGCCGCCGGCGGCACCGCGTTCGCCCTGGCCGTCGACGTCACGGACCGCGCCGCCGTCCAGGCCGCCGCCGATCAGGCCGCCGAGCGCTTCGGCAAGGCCGACCTGGTGTTCAACAACGCCGGTGTCCAACTCATCTCCGGTATCGCGGAGTTGAAGGTCGACGACTGGCAGCGCCAGATCGACCTCAACATTAGCGGGCTGATGAACGTGATCGCCGCGTTCCTCCCCCACCTGACCGAGTCCGCCGCCGCGGGCAGGCCGGCCGACCTGATCAACACCTCGTCGATCGCGGCCACCCGCATCCTGACGAAGTTCTCGATCTACTCCGGCACCAAGGCGTACATCAGCCACCTCACCCGGCTGCTCCGGGTGGAGCTCGGTCCGAAGATGGTCCGCGTGGCCACCATCGAGCCCGGCATGGTCGACACCGAACTGCCCGATCACGTCACGGACGCCGACGCGTCCAAGCTGATGGCCGACCTGATCAGCGACATCGACGTCCTCCAGAGCGCCGACATCGCCGAGACCGTCGCCTTCATGGCCGCCGTACCGCGCCACGTCAACCTCACCGAGATCACCATCCTGCCCACCGCACAGGCGATCTGA
- a CDS encoding MarR family winged helix-turn-helix transcriptional regulator — protein sequence MSEPRWLTPDQADVWAKYRRVRRELQRAQDQQLQRDSGLSAADYALLAPLSESVGGVLRARELGAEVDWERSRLSHQISRMEKRGLVTREPCADDARGSMVRLTEKGREMIEAAAPTHVENVRRLFFDPLTSDEVRLFGDFLDRILGAVERNSR from the coding sequence ATGTCCGAACCGCGATGGCTCACTCCCGACCAGGCCGACGTCTGGGCGAAGTACCGGAGAGTGCGCCGCGAACTGCAACGGGCCCAGGACCAGCAGTTGCAACGGGATTCAGGACTCTCGGCCGCCGACTACGCGCTCCTCGCGCCCCTGTCCGAGTCCGTCGGCGGCGTGCTGCGCGCGCGGGAGCTGGGGGCCGAGGTCGACTGGGAGCGCAGCCGGCTGTCCCATCAGATCAGCCGCATGGAGAAGCGCGGGCTCGTCACGCGCGAGCCCTGCGCGGACGATGCCCGCGGCTCGATGGTGCGGCTCACGGAAAAGGGCCGGGAAATGATCGAGGCCGCCGCACCCACCCATGTGGAGAACGTACGGCGGCTTTTCTTCGACCCGCTCACCTCGGACGAGGTACGCCTTTTCGGCGATTTCCTGGACCGGATACTGGGAGCGGTCGAGCGTAATTCCCGGTAG